The Nicotiana tomentosiformis chromosome 2, ASM39032v3, whole genome shotgun sequence genome includes the window CGCGAATGGGAATGAGGAGTTCTCGGCTGGGGGCGAGTTGGTCAACACGAACGCGATAGATTGGATGCGAACGCGATAGATTGGATGTGAACGCGATGGATTGGATGCGAACGTGATGCAGTGGGCTATtaggccttcacgaacgcgaccaggggcacacgaatgcgaagaaggtCGGCCCTAGGAAGACTTATTTTAAATCgggatttggctcattttcatcTCATTTCTTCCATGGGACCTGACTTTTGAGTGATTTTGGAGttccattttcatcatctattatgaggtaagtgaTTGCTACACATTGTGAGTAAAATATACGAATTTAGGCTTGTAAATTCAAATTTTTGGTAGAAATTCAAGAATTTTGAACTCAATTTgctagtttaattacttgaatttataattgaaattgatttgagaATATGTTAAGCCGAGCTTTATCGCCTTGAGTTGTTTGGCGAGATATTTGATAGACGGTAAAAGTCATGTTTACTTTATTCTCTTCTACCTGTGTTGCAAACACGTGAATTTGATAGTTTCTTCctttcctgtggatcgggccgaacgcctcggcagtatactgagatgcatctatggttcgcgccggtcgactctcgacagtgtacacactaatctggatcgggtcatacgacctcggcataactcgggCACATTAtcgctaggagtccgaatattcatgagattttCCTTTGATTGAGACCTggcatttatatggtattccttatctgtTTGAGATGGCTCTTGATATTTCTTATCTGTTGAGATAGCGTATGATATTTGAGAATTTTATGTCGTCACAATGTTGGAGGATTTTTGCTAGTTAAAGTTCTTACctcattattgttgttgtgtttcTTATTTTGTTATAAATTATCATATcgatttattggacctctagtaagtgtcggtgtcgacccctcgttactacttcttcagggttaggctagatacttactgggtacgtgttgatttacgtactcatgctacacttctgcactaaatgtgcaggatctgacaggttcatttggtggtcatcttggcgcgtaggagCAACTACTGAGGGAACTTTATGGTGAGCTACATTCAATGCTGTGTGCCGCAGCCAATAGAGTCTCCATCATGTTTATTTACATTATCCTATATATTTTACATttcagacatatgttgtattattattgtactccttagtataTGCGCAGGCACTTGtaacaccgaattttgggatattctagttgatgtttatggatttgcacaatattgtcactttttatttttatatattactaattatgtatgtacccatgattttcaataataaatttttttatttaataaaatttatgatttcgaaagtaataaaatgaataaataaTGTTATAGTTCACCTTTGGCTTATGTAACGGcgatgttgggcaccatcacagcctatagtggattttgggtcgtgacaccaacgatcttttgaagatggtgcacaagattGAAATGTGAAGGCTCAAAGATGTAAATTGATTGTCTCATTAGGGGGGgttaatacgtgttgtactctttttttcttacaagattttgtcccactggatttttcttccaagatttttaacgaggcaaccaaaaggcgtattgttagatatgtgtactctttttcctaaTAGGATTTTTTCGCACTGAATTTTATTTCGgttaaggttttaatgaggcacattatctgttgaatagacattcaaggggtagtgttataaattatattttatttatggtgaatgtctatagagagattttagagtttgttactttgtggctaagttACTTTTCTCCTATAAATAAAGGGGTTATATTCCATTataattcatcccaaatcaataaaaaATCTCTCCCTTTATTTTTCTCTACAatattcttctttcttttattgttttataacaggAATCAAGTTAAAAATAGGTATAAAGGTTAATGTGTATGCTAATAGGTAGGGCTGCTAAGTGTTTTGGTTGGGTAGGGATGAGTAAATATTTTAGATTCTATGGGTATTCCTGAATgtttcccttttatttagtcaaatttTCAATGTATCAAAAAAAGAAAGTTAATTAAAACACCAGTATTatataaaatgacaaataattcaTCTTCTTTACCTGTTTCCAGCATCCCTATTATTAGTCTTCTTAATCTTTCAGCACTAATTAGCATATTACATGGCCTACATATCCTCAAACTCAATcctaaaattcttatttttttcatttggTCAGCGGTGAGCTGTTCACAAGTTTCATCCTAGAACATGCTAAATTTTTTAATCCTACATAAAGATTTAGGAGCTTTAATGGATATGTGACCTATTAAAAAACTATACTAATATttatacaatgtcatacttttCAAATTATTAGTTAGCACATGAACCACAAACTATTTGAATAAACATTTAAAAAGTCCATTGATCATCATTTCCTTCTCTCTCACATTTTCTCAAGACTACCCAAACATTTGTGTGTTTCTATGTTTCTATATTTGGAGCTAGCTCGTTCATTTAAATGTAGAAGTGACCAGAAAAAAACAAGGAAGAAATGGAGAAACTTTTATTGATGGTTTGCTTGTTAATGGCAATAACCATGCCTTCAACTCATGGGCTTGATCGAAGTCCAAAAGGAGTGGATAAATGGTTCAAGAAGCTTCCCAATGCAAAAGAAAAAATGACCAAACTTCACTTCTACTTTCATGACACTGTGACTGCCAAGAACCCTTCAGCAATCCAAATAGCCCAAGCCAACATCACCTTTCAATCACCAACTCTTTTTGGCCTATTGAGGATGTTTGACAACTCAATGACTGTTCAACCAGATCCCAATTCAAAAGAAATAGGTCGAGCCCAAGGGATTTATGGCTCGGCCTCGTTTCAAGATATAGAACTTCTTATGACTCTCAACCTTGTGTTCACCGAGGGCAAGTACAATGGTAGCACACTCAGTATCCTCGGACACAACCGGATATTTCACGAGTATAGAGAGTTACCTATTGTTGGTGGTTCAGGCGTTTTCCGACTAGCACGAGGGATCGCCACCGCGAAAACCTACTGGGCTAGTAACACCACGCAGAATGCAATAGTTGAATACCATGTTGTGGTTTTGCATTATTGAACTCTCCCTTGTTTGTTTTGATTTTTCATGTATCCGGATTGGAACTTCTTGTTCCATGTGATGCCAATAATTTAAATGTGTGTAacgaacaaataaataaattgtCTGTCGCCTGTTCATCTATCTAGTTGGAACACTTGTAAATTTCGGTGTGTTGCATATTTTGCTGTTTGAGTgcattaaattgtgaaaatatttcACATCAAGTAGCAATTTAAATTCCTAGATCTCATTttgtgagattatactgagtTTATTGCTTTAATGATTCATCCCATTATTGCTGACTTTTACTAGATATTAGTTCTCTTTTTCTACATCtaaacattatttttctttaatccTCTGTGGGGATTAAAAAGAAGTTAAAGACACTCTCTTTAGATTTATTAAAGTCCATGGTTTACAaactaatttaaaaaaaattagcaGACCTGGGTGTTATTTTTTTAGGAAAATTACCATTTAGTTAGTACAAAAACTAGGCAATTCACAAAATATTACTAGTATTAGTCAATTAGCTATTAGTAGCCAaataaaagtttaattttttctttgttttgagtGGGTGTTGTAGGAATAGATTGGATACATCTTAAGAAGCTtaaatctcagttttgggatgatttggtagagttttgaggtggtttgaattgaaaattcaaaAAAGAATATGAACATGGAAAAAAATGTtatgtgtatcacactgtgtGTTATTTGTGTATC containing:
- the LOC104086107 gene encoding dirigent protein 22-like, encoding MEKLLLMVCLLMAITMPSTHGLDRSPKGVDKWFKKLPNAKEKMTKLHFYFHDTVTAKNPSAIQIAQANITFQSPTLFGLLRMFDNSMTVQPDPNSKEIGRAQGIYGSASFQDIELLMTLNLVFTEGKYNGSTLSILGHNRIFHEYRELPIVGGSGVFRLARGIATAKTYWASNTTQNAIVEYHVVVLHY